TACTGGTGGCTCCGTAACTCCTTCATCGGCGCCCGGCGTAGGTCTGTCCGCCTTATGCGCGCGTATGACATGAACTGGGATATCTCCAAGGTTGTTTGCAATGGCGTTCCGAGGAATTCTTTCAACCCGAGCGTGAACGAGTGGATCTGGAACGTAGACACTGACCTTTGGAACGGAGCGGGAGGGAAGGCGTGGTTCCACATCAACGGCCAGTGTGTGTTTACACTTTTCTGGGCTTTTTCGTTCTACACGCTCCTGGAGCGCTGGTACGTCAACGGCAAGATCGATACTTTCTCCAAGTGGCAAGGCCGCACTGAGGAGTAAAACTTCCCAACCTCCTCTCTCAGGAAATTGGCGTTAAAAGGTGATCCTGGGCTGCAATACTTCCAAGAGGAAGAGGCTTCCCATTCCGGATGCTGGTTCACATTTCCCTCATACGGACCTGTTCCTTCTTCGAGGTCGACGAAGCCGCCCGTGGCGACGGTTACTGAGAGTTGCGGAACTGCAGCGGCGGTCTGACttgtttcttctgcgtcatTGCACGTCTGTTTTTTGGAAGACAGACAGTCTGGACCTCGGGTTGCAGGCAGTCAACCAGATGTGTGGATTTGCACGCACCtctcggcgaccgcgagggaaGGAACGGGGCCACATGCGAGTGGAGGTGGCATGGGACGTTACAAGCTTGTGTGGTGTGAAGAGACTTGTAGCCTTATGGATGGAACTTTGGGGAAAGCCGTGTGAGTGATTAGGACGAGGCGGCATCGAGAGCCGTGCGTGCTCTGATTTTTCAGCCCGTCCTGTTGTGAAAAACAGTCCTGC
This DNA window, taken from Besnoitia besnoiti strain Bb-Ger1 chromosome III, whole genome shotgun sequence, encodes the following:
- a CDS encoding membrane protein (encoded by transcript BESB_046380); this translates as MRMYPPAAGGPIYWWLRNSFIGARRRSVRLMRAYDMNWDISKVVCNGVPRNSFNPSVNEWIWNVDTDLWNGAGGKAWFHINGQCVFTLFWAFSFYTLLERWYVNGKIDTFSKWQGRTEE